A genome region from Pseudomonas sp. N3-W includes the following:
- a CDS encoding DMT family transporter — translation MTSSISTPLSGVNHPFKGILLIVLATFLFSSHDAISKYLSGFYPIVMVVWARYMVHTLLMAGIFLPQSGLRVLRTKRPLLQLARALCLLGTSLFFTTGLLFIPLAEATAVNFLAPVLVTALSVPLLKEHVTRGQWIAVICGFIGVLIIVHPGGELFTPAVLLPFCSAMFFCFYQLLTRKLSQIDSPTTSNFFAGLCNTLVMSALVPFFWQLPSLGHGLMMVALGTCGMTAHLFLTQAFRHAAPALLAPFGYCQIVFAGLLGWLVFSHTPTLTTVVGIAVICCSGLAAAWQQSRR, via the coding sequence TTGACGTCGTCCATCAGCACTCCACTTTCCGGCGTCAATCATCCCTTCAAGGGGATCTTGCTGATCGTTCTGGCGACATTTCTCTTTTCCAGCCACGACGCGATTTCAAAATACCTCTCGGGTTTCTACCCGATCGTCATGGTGGTCTGGGCGCGTTACATGGTGCATACCTTGCTGATGGCCGGGATTTTTTTGCCGCAATCCGGGTTGCGCGTGCTGCGCACCAAACGCCCGTTGCTGCAGCTGGCGCGGGCGTTGTGTCTGTTGGGCACCAGCCTGTTTTTCACCACCGGTTTGCTGTTCATTCCCTTGGCCGAAGCCACGGCGGTCAACTTTCTTGCGCCGGTGTTGGTGACCGCGTTGTCGGTGCCGTTGTTGAAGGAGCATGTCACCCGTGGTCAATGGATCGCGGTGATCTGCGGCTTTATCGGTGTGTTGATCATCGTCCACCCCGGCGGTGAGTTGTTCACGCCAGCGGTGTTGCTGCCGTTCTGCTCGGCGATGTTTTTTTGTTTCTATCAATTGCTCACCCGCAAGCTCAGCCAGATTGATAGCCCGACCACCAGCAACTTCTTCGCCGGATTGTGCAACACCCTGGTGATGAGCGCGCTGGTGCCGTTCTTCTGGCAACTGCCGAGTCTGGGGCACGGGTTGATGATGGTGGCGCTGGGTACCTGCGGGATGACGGCGCATCTGTTTCTGACCCAGGCTTTTCGTCATGCAGCGCCGGCGTTATTGGCTCCGTTTGGTTATTGCCAGATCGTGTTTGCCGGGCTGCTCGGTTGGCTGGTGTTTTCGCACACGCCGACCTTGACCACGGTGGTCGGGATTGCGGTGATCTGTTGCAGCGGGTTGGCGGCGGCGTGGCAGCAGAGCCGACGTTAA